One Thermodesulfobacteriota bacterium genomic window, GGGATCGGTCCTGAAGATGAGCATCCTTGGTGCCCTGGCCGGCCTGGCCGCCAACAACAACCTGGCGGCGATGGTCACGGCCGCGACCGACCCGCCAGTCTGGCAGCCCGGACAGCTGCAGCTGGTGCTCCTGGTCTCGGCTCTTTTGTCCGGTAGTGCCGCCCTGGTGGCGGCCACCGTCGTGGCGGCTGCCATCCGTGGCAGCAGCCTGGACCGGGACAGCACGGCGGCGCTGTCCCGCCTGACCCGCACCTTCTTGTGTCTGGTCGTCCTGGTCCTGGTCCTGAACGGCTGGCGCCTGTACGGTCTTGCCACCGCCGACTCGGACGAACTGCGGCAGGGGGCGCAGCTCTTCATTTCCGGCCCCCTGGCGACCAACTTCTGGATCTTCGAAACCGCTCTCGGCCTCGTGGCCCCCCTTGGCCTGCTCCTCGCCAGCCGGCTGACCCGGACGCGGCTGATCGGACTTGCGGCAGCATTGGCTTTGGTAGGTGCCTTTTTCCAGCGCTATGACATCCTGATTGCCGGCCAGATCATCCCCGCCTTTCGGGGCTGGGATGGCGTGCCGCCCCATCTGGAGTACGCCCCCTCCAGTGCCGAGCTTCTGGTGGTGCTGGGCAGTCTCGGTCTGCTCGGCACCGGCTTTCTGCTGGGCGAGCGGTTCTTCGGCCGGGTCTTCCAGGGGTTGCCCCCCCTAAAGCCACCCCGCTAGCCTCCCTGCCGCGCCTGCCTTGCGGCCGGGTCAGTGGCCGCGGGCCGCATCGTACCCTTCGCGAAACCCTCCCTGATAGGCCTTGCGCAGGAGCGGATTGGCCACCTCCGGCTCTGCCGCCGGTGGCTCGCCTGCCGCCTGCCGCTCTCCAGCCTGCCGCCCCATCTGCCGGTACTGCTCCAGGGCCGCCTCCTCCGTGGCCGGGCCATACACCAGCGACACGGCACAGTTCTTGAGAAGAAAAAAGGCCAGGAGCAGCATGACCAGGGTTGTCAGCCTGGCCCCCCACTTCGTGTACGCCGGTATCTCTGTCGTGTCTGCCATGGGCTGGGTGAGATCCAAAGGGCTTGGAAGGAGAACTTGGGGCGGCCGAGCCAGCCGGCCCCCAGAGAAGCCGCCAGCGACGGCACCAGTCCGGGAGCTTACCCGAAACCGCACCACCGCGAAAGCCGGCGCCTCCTGGCTGCGGCACTTCGGCTATCCAGTCACCTACCGCAACCATAGAGATTCGTCAATTTCTGCCAGCAGGGGTTTATATTTATATTGACAAGAGGCAAGCCAGGTAGTCCAATGCGAAGTGTTGCAGGATGAAGCACGGGCGCCACACTTGTGTAGCCGGGTGGGCGACCCCGAGACACGGGCCCGAGCATGCAGACACCAGGAGGTGAGGCGACCACAGCCTGCGCACGGCGGCACTGACCACGGCAACCACAGGACATCGGGATGACCCACAATGGGGGAGGTACGAGAAATGGGAAGAGTACTCGTCAGGTTGGCGCTCCTTTCTTGCTTCGTCATCGTCTGTGTGGGGGCTGCCACGCCACGCATGGTCGGGGCGACAGAGAACAGCGACTGCCTTGAGTGCCACAGCGACGCGGGACTCAGCCGGGCGGCGTCGGAGGGCATCAAGCACGAGCTCTTTGTCGACAGCAACCGTTTCAAGCACTCGGTGCACAACATCAACGGCATCGGCTGTGTCGACTGCCACAGCGACCTGGCCACCCTCAACTTCGACAACGAGGTTCCCCACTCCACCAGTGCCGAGCCGGTATCGTGCGACAACTGCCACGACGCCGAGGCCCGGGCCTACACCAACAGTGTCCACCGCAAGGCCAGCGGCAAGGGCATCAACATCCCCTGCTACGCCTGCCACGAATACCATTACACCTCCCATCTGGATGCCAACTCGGTACTGGAGCGGGAGAACGCCTTTTGCCTCAAGTGCCACAACCCTGGCAAGTTCCATGACTGGCTGCCCCAGAAGGAAACCCATTTCGCCTTCGTGGAGTGCACGGTCTGCCACGCGCCGGACGCCCCCCGCCACATCAACCTGCGCTTCTTTGATCTGGTCAACAACCGCTTCCTGACCACGCCCGAGCTGATGACCGCCATGGGCACCACTCCGGCGGACTTCTTGCCCCTGGTCGACCGCAACAAGGATCAGGTCATCAATGCCGGCGAATTCGATGACATGGTCTTCTTGCTCCGGCAGAAGGACGTGCGGGTTACCGTCCATGGTGAGCTGGTCATCGAGCTGCAGCCGTCCGTGCACCACGTCAACCGGGGAGTGGCGAACCGCGAATGCGAGCAGTGCCACGTGCCCACGTCGCCCTTCTTCGAGGAGGTGCGCCTGACCCTGGCCGAGCCGGACCGGACGACCACCCACAGCAATGTGGAGCGGGCGGTACTGGAGAGCTATCATGTGAGCCACTTCTACGCCCTGGGCGGCACACGGATCCGGCTACTGGACAAGATCGGGGTCGGCATGATCGCGGCGGCCGCTGCGGTGGTCACGATCCATCTCCTGGCGCGGATTGCGACCATCCCCAACCGCAGGCGCGAGCATGATGAACTGTAAGGAGGGCCACCATGCAACAACAGGCACGCAAGCTGCATATCCATTCCGTGTACACGGCTGAACACCCCAAGAAGATGTACGTCCACCCCGCCCCCGTTCGAGTATGGCATTGGGTCAACGCGGTAAGCTTTGTGCTGCTGATCGTGACCGGCCTGCAGATCCGTTTTGCCGAGATGTTCAGCTTCTTCTCTCTGGAAGAGGCGGTGCGGATCCACAACTACGTCGGTTTCGTGGTCATCGGCGCCTACGCCTTGTGGGTCTCGTTCTACTTC contains:
- the nrfD gene encoding NrfD/PsrC family molybdoenzyme membrane anchor subunit, whose protein sequence is MSEEFPIEALEESRLDTEQIRRAIILFALLAIFGLTAGIYAKLIGHRSAFNLSREIPWGIMVATFGFFTVTATGVGLLAAAGHLVRRTGLAPLGNRAIYLTVILLLAAFFAITLQVQHPWRLLVYNMTSPNLTSNIWWMSTLYGIMVGSMSLEFVSMVSVAGGGQGSVLKMSILGALAGLAANNNLAAMVTAATDPPVWQPGQLQLVLLVSALLSGSAALVAATVVAAAIRGSSLDRDSTAALSRLTRTFLCLVVLVLVLNGWRLYGLATADSDELRQGAQLFISGPLATNFWIFETALGLVAPLGLLLASRLTRTRLIGLAAALALVGAFFQRYDILIAGQIIPAFRGWDGVPPHLEYAPSSAELLVVLGSLGLLGTGFLLGERFFGRVFQGLPPLKPPR
- a CDS encoding cytochrome c3 family protein → MVGATENSDCLECHSDAGLSRAASEGIKHELFVDSNRFKHSVHNINGIGCVDCHSDLATLNFDNEVPHSTSAEPVSCDNCHDAEARAYTNSVHRKASGKGINIPCYACHEYHYTSHLDANSVLERENAFCLKCHNPGKFHDWLPQKETHFAFVECTVCHAPDAPRHINLRFFDLVNNRFLTTPELMTAMGTTPADFLPLVDRNKDQVINAGEFDDMVFLLRQKDVRVTVHGELVIELQPSVHHVNRGVANRECEQCHVPTSPFFEEVRLTLAEPDRTTTHSNVERAVLESYHVSHFYALGGTRIRLLDKIGVGMIAAAAAVVTIHLLARIATIPNRRREHDEL